One part of the Rutidosis leptorrhynchoides isolate AG116_Rl617_1_P2 chromosome 1, CSIRO_AGI_Rlap_v1, whole genome shotgun sequence genome encodes these proteins:
- the LOC139897528 gene encoding uncharacterized protein gives MPDHFIFVFAGVAFLVEYLMNGKGLFGLAQFHYSFLGGLALVCAASCFFLSITPCAFFADFLLSAGLVLKGTWVLQVGLSLYTDAFAFKGCGQVVITPAQGNTDVKCDLEEDKLRGMALMNLLFVGHSILVLIICFVLLGLVGRFNKASSSDPAQLESNRMLMRPLPALDME, from the coding sequence ATGCCTGATCATTTCATTTTTGTTTTCGCTGGTGTTGCGTTTCTTGTCGAGTATCTCATGAATGGGAAAGGCCTTTTTGGTCTTGCTCAATTTCACTATTCCTTTTTAGGTGGGTTGGCTCTTGTTTGTGCTGCATCTTGTTTCTTTCTTTCTATCACACCGTGTGCGTTTTTTGCTGATTTTTTGTTGTCTGCTGGGCTTGTTTTAAAGGGTACTTGGGTGTTGCAAGTTGGATTGTCACTGTATACGGACGCGTTTGCGTTTAAAGGGTGTGGTCAAGTTGTGATTACTCCTGCACAAGGAAATACTGATGTTAAATGCGATCTCGAAGAAGATAAATTGAGGGGTATGGCATTAATGAATTTGTTATTTGTCGGACATTCGATTTTGGTACTGATAATCTGCTTTGTATTATTGGGATTAGTGGGTCGTTTTAATAAGGCGAGTTCAAGTGATCCTGCACAACTAGAGTCTAACCGCATGCTAATGCGACCTCTTCCTGCGCTTGACATGGAATGA
- the LOC139886550 gene encoding heterogeneous nuclear ribonucleoprotein 1-like, with translation MDSDQGKLFIGGISWETSEEKLKEYFGNYGDILQTVIMRDKITGKPRGFGFVVFSDPSVLDAVLQDKHTIDGRTVEAKRALSREEQQVSKAGNPNAGGRTSAGGGGGDTRTKKIFVGGLPPTLSEEGFRQYFEAYGQVTDVVVMYDQQTNRPRGFGFISFDSEDAVDRVLHKTFHDLNGKQVEVKRALPKDANLGGGRSMGGGGGYQGYGGSSGGYESRMDSNRYMQSQNAPYGNPGYGYGPGNNGMGYNGYGGYGGTNPGYGGPTSAPYGNPNVPSAGYGAGPTGAARNAWNGQQSSGYGGAGAYGNAPWGGSAGGVGGDPQATGPTGQSPSGAAGYGNQGYGYGDGSYGNPSGYGAVGGRIGSGPNSNSGTGVGPGGDMQSGGGSYGGYGDANGYGNSGWRADPSQASGNYGAAQAGYGGYGGGPARQG, from the exons ATGGATTCAGATCAGGGAAAGCTATTTATCGGAGGAATTTCATGGGAGACGTCAGAAGAGAAGCTCAAAGAGTATTTCGGTAACTATGGAGACATTCTTCAGACCGTCATTATGAGAGATAAGATCACCGGCAAGCCACGTGGTTTTGGTTTTGTCGTTTTCTCAGATCCCTCTGTACTCGACGCTGTTCTTCAAGATAAACACACCATTGATGGCCGAACG GTTGAGGCTAAGAGAGCCCTATCAAGAGAGGAACAACAGGTATCGAAAGCTGGAAACCCGAACGCCGGTGGTAGAACATCGGCCGGTGGCGGCGGTGGGGATACGAGGACAAAGAAAATTTTTGTTGGGGGCTTACCACCTACTCTGAGTGAAGAAGGATTTCGTCAGTATTTTGAAGCTTACGGACAGGTAACTGATGTAGTAGTAATGTATGATCAGCAGACTAATAGGCCTCGTGGATTCGGATTTATTTCGTTCGATTCTGAAGATGCGGTTGATAGGGTTTTACACAAGACATTTCATGATTTGAATGGTAAGCAAGTAGAAGTTAAGCGCGCTCTTCCCAAAGATGCCAATCTTGGTGGCGGACGTTCCATGGGCGGCGGTGGAGGCTATCAAGGTTACGGTGGATCATCTGGTGGTTATGAGAGTAGAATGGATTCAAACAGGTACATGCAATCTCAAAATGCACCTTATGGTAATCCTGGATATGGCTATGGTCCTGGAAATAATGGAATGGGTTACAACGGTTATGGTGGCTATGGTGGTACGAACCCCGGGTATGGTGGTCCAACTAGTGCACCTTATGGAAATCCAAATGTACCGAGTGCAGGTTATGGTGCTGGCCCGACTGGTGCTGCACGAAACGCATGGAATGGTCAGCAGTCGTCTGGATATGGTGGTGCTGGAGCTTATGGAAATGCTCCGTGGGGTGGTTCTGCTGGCGGCGTTGGTGGTGATCCGCAAGCAACAGGACCTACCGGTCAATCTCCTAGCGGAGCTGCTGGGTATGGGAATCAAGGTTACGGTTATGGTGATGGGTCTTATGGTAATCCTTCTGGGTATGGTGCTGTTGGGGGCCGTATTGGGAGTGGTCCAAATAGCAATTCTGGTACTGGTGTTGGTCCTGGCGGAGATATGCAGTCTGGTGGCGGCAGTTATGGTGGTTATGGTGATGCCAATGGTTATGGTAACTCAGGCTGGAGGGCTGATCCATCACAAGCTTCTGGGAACTATGGTGCTGCGCAAGCTGGGTATGGTGGTTATGGAGGTGGTCCAGCTCGGCAGGGTTGA
- the LOC139886549 gene encoding uncharacterized protein, which produces MMRVAVVGAGISGLVAAYVLTKAGVDVVLYEKEDYLGGHAKTVTMDSVDVDLGFMVFNRVTYPNMMELFETLGVDIEISDMSFSVSLDEGRGCEWGSRNALSGLFAQKKNLINPYFWQMIREITKFKDDVLRYLEKVEQNEDIGCNQTLGDFIKSHKYSELFQKAYLVPICCSIWSCPAEGVMSFSAFSILSFCRNHHLLQLFGRPQWFTVRCRSQAYVKKMKEELEKRGCQIRTGCAVQSVSKLDDGCLLTCEDGSKERYTGCIIAAHAPDTLRLLGEQATHEETRILGAFNYVYSDIFLHRDKSLMPQNPSAWSAWNFLGTVDNKACLTYWLNVLQNIDANGLPYLVTLNPPRTPENMMLKWTTGHPVPSVAATKASLELHQIQGKRGIWFCGAYQGYGFHEDGLKAGMVAANSMLKTSCEILNDPKHMVPSLRETGARVLVSRFLQDFIAMGSLILLEEGGTMFTFEGTKKKSPLKVYLKIHNPQFYWKIATEADLGLADAYINGDFSFVDKKEGLLNMFMIFILNRDLNSTACSSNKRGWWTPMLLTAGVASAKYFYQHITRQNSVTQARRNISRHYDLSNELFGLFLDETMTYSCAIFKSEDEDLKTAQMRKISSLIEKARVDKDHKVLEIGCGWGTLAIELVKRTGCKYTGITLSEEQLRYAENKVKEAGLQDRIRFLLCDYRQLPDTYKYDRIISCEMLEAVGHEYMEEFFQCCESLLADNGLFVLQFISIPDGRYDEYRRSSDFIKEYIFPGGCLPSLSRVTTAMAASSRLCVEQVENIGIHYYQTLRYWRTNFMEKQSKILALGFNQKFIRTWEYYFDYCAAGFKTHTLGVYQVEFSRPGNIDALKDPYNGMISAYSLN; this is translated from the exons GTGACATATCCAAACATGATGGAATTATTTGAGACACTTGGAGTCGATATTGAGATATCTGATATGTCCTTCTCGGTCAGCTTAGATGAAGGCAGAGGCTGTGAATGGGGCAGTCGAAACGCTTTATCAGGTTTGTTTGCCCAAAAGAAGAATCTCATTAATCCTTACTTCTGGCAGATGATTCGAGAAATTACCAAATTTAAAGATGACGTTTTGAGGTAC CTTGAAAAGGTTGAACAGAATGAAGACATTGGTTGCAACCAAACATTGGGAGACTTTATTAAGTCACATAAATATTCTGAATTGTTTCAGAAGGCTTACCTT GTTCCAATATGCTGCTCCATCTGGTCCTGCCCTGCAGAAGGAGTTATGAGCTTCTCTGCCTTTTCTATTCTATCGTTTTGTCGCAATCATCATCTGCTTCAG CTTTTTGGCCGCCCTCAGTGGTTTACTGTAAGATGTCGCTCACAGGCTTACGTTAAAAAG ATGAAAGAAGAATTAGAGAAAAGAGGCTGCCAAATAAGAACGGGCTGCGCTGTTCAAAGTGTCTCTAAACTTGATGATG GATGTTTACTAACGTGTGAAGACGGATCTAAAGAAAGGTATACTGGATGCATAATAGCAGCTCATGCACCAGATACTCTCAGACTGTTAGGAGAACAAGCAACACACGAAGAAACAAGAATACTTGGCGCTTTTAATTACGTCTACAG cgACATTTTTTTACATCGCGACAAGAGTTTAATGCCCCAGAACCCATCAGCATGGAGTGCTTGGAATTTTCTTGGAACTGTGGACAACAAAGCTTGCTTAACATACTGGTTAAATGTGCTTCAG AACATTGATGCTAATGGGCTACCTTATCTGGTTACCCTAAATCCACCTCGCACGCCAGAGAATATGATGCTGAAATGGACAACAGGGCATCCAGTTCCATCCGTTGCTGCAACCAAAGCTTCCCTTGAGCTTCATCAAATTCAAGGCAAGAGAGGAATCTGGTTCTGTGGTGCATACCAAG gttACGGATTTCATGAGGATGGACTAAAG GCTGGTATGGTTGCTGCAAACAGCATGCTTAAAACGAGTTGCGAAATACTCAATGACCCTAAACATATGGTGCCCTCTTTGAGGGAAACTGGTGCTCGGGTTTTGGTGTCTAGGTTCCTTCAAGATTTTATCGCTATGGGTAGCTTAAT TTTATTGGAAGAAGGAGGTACAATGTTTACCTTTGAGGGAACTAAAAAGAAGAGCCCTTTGAAAGTTTATTTGAAAATTCACAATCCCCAGTTTTATTGGAAG ATTGCTACAGAAGCTGATTTAGGTCTTGCAGATGCGTACATAAATGGGGACTTCTCCTTTGTTGATAAAAAAGAAGGCCTTCTAAATATGTTTATG ATTTTCATTCTTAACAGAGATTTAAATAGTACTGCCTGTAGCTCCAATAAAAG AGGCTGGTGGACCCCGATGCTTTTAACAGCAGGAGTCGCATCTGCCAAGTATTTTTATCAACATATTACAAGGCAAAATTCTGTTACTCAAGCACGCAGGAACATATCTCGCCACTATGATCTG AGTAACGAGCTTTTTGGCCTTTTCTTGGACGAGACCATGACATATTCATGTGCAATATTCAAG AGTGAAGACGAAGACTTGAAAACAGCACAGATGAGAAAAATCTCTTCATTAATCGAAAAA GCAAGAGTTGATAAGGACCACAAGGTTCTTGAAATTGGATGTGGCTGGGGAACTTTAGCTATTGAACTAGTGAAACGAACCGGATGTAAATACACAGGCATCACTCTTTCTGAAGAGCAACTTCGATACGCAGAAAACAAAGTAAAGGAAGCTGGTCTACAGGACCGAATCAGATTTTTGTTGTGCGACTATAGACAATTGCCAGACACGTACAAATATGATAGAATTATATCCTG TGAAATGCTGGAAGCTGTTGGTCATGAATACATGGAGGAGTTTTTCCAGTGTTGTGAATCACTACTAGCAGATAACGGTCTTTTTGTCTTACAG TTCATATCCATCCCAGATGGGAGGTACGATGAGTACAGACGGAGCTCAGATTTTATAAAAGAATACATATTTCCGGGAGGGTGTTTACCTTCACTTAGCAGAGTCACAACGGCCATGGCTGCCTCATCCCGACTCTG TGTTGAGCAAGTGGAGAACATAGGGATACATTATTATCAGACACTCAGATATTGGAGAACAAACTTCATGGAAAAGCAAAG CAAAATTCTTGCTTTAGGCTTCAATCAAAAGTTCATTCGTACGTGGGAGTACTATTTTGATTACTGTGCTGCTGGTTTTAAAACACACACGCTCGGGGTCTATCAG GTTGAATTCTCAAGGCCTGGAAATATTGATGCGCTGAAGGATCCGTACAATGGCATGATCTCAGCTTATTCTTTAAATTAA